A genome region from Trichoderma asperellum chromosome 7, complete sequence includes the following:
- a CDS encoding uncharacterized protein (EggNog:ENOG41): MELKVVEVMEKSRIADNVSGLVQRRFLVNMDSTQFFVTHQKWFQTNLVSMYSGSKYGTPTGSSWPPWVPMEVMFDFKTDPFGFKRVVQKTSAMLRYDKYNTLRLKYNDEVNCESSDGATKEPTETRVDNLWVEFPQARALCNSSQYYAMYVIVLDLLMYSEPLEKTRNERLEKIILASDFSDLSGIPEMVMKLQDRIRQMEEIKSHFQIYSPYLDKRGWEDRLALERDLAASEDELFFMMKAIMTSQRRLEKNTHASALLKWSISARDIVWHLMQDSNEPLVELQLKDLEYDRTDHSDGSHMNLVRAGKLLGLNLLPDATYPEIIAPYHEGERPGTRNGEDTDMIRVYWYMLEAIAGIPVMERFEIELYPMKIQLEREVGKRLFEYIFPGMDAEQAEEAAGKTSTPNPSIVIRRDSNSLDEEGNESPKSTGSRHSARGGLDPSFSTRPGSLELRLKPTLSSGVADERGSKKHLGPNGAEGGHSFRLFRSGTSRTLGKKSSVESMRPMTATPRPGAIGRSSTGFSSKDSRDSDTKKSSRFGIRSRHNTDDKQMSDDLTKMISRANNYITFAHIKIPSVVLCLSYKGKDQRNFEDVHNFVFRLPVIEWQNKTWSNLDLALALKKAVVRALISHTGAIIGNKFSKHKPNAEQRNRLRELANSSVLISPSPSSLSQNYTPSIHDSDDSASLYGTSPVDFSRSPPRSTRSSIRSGIPAPRSASRSSSIASSRSHLTTGSAQNIQPVPAYLTMTPPTPVDHPGRGEGHHSSLAMELLRPSSSHGGSHHHRGPLRSFTSAESRPSTSAGHADATDEHKPTGRGFGLRDKLTALTQRMSHRDNNVVQTEEPEEMNEEEAAASPTVAGGIGGFDEDRPEKSHRLSWSHARSKTTS; encoded by the coding sequence ATGGAGCTGAAGGTGGTGGAAGTCATGGAGAAGTCGAGAATCGCAGACAATGTCAGCGGTCTTGTCCAGCGCCGTTTCTTGGTTAACATGGACAGCACTCAGTTTTTCGTCACGCACCAGAAGTGGTTCCAGACCAACCTGGTGTCTATGTATTCGGGTAGCAAGTATGGTACACCAACAGGCTCCTCGTGGCCACCTTGGGTCCCTATGGAAGTCATGTTTGATTTCAAGACCGATCCTTTCGGCTTTAAACGTGTCGTGCAGAAAACTTCAGCAATGCTTCGATATGACAAGTACAACACTCTTCGCTTGAAGTACAACGACGAAGTCAATTGTGAAAGCTCTGATGGAGCCACCAAAGAGCCCACAGAGACACGTGTGGACAATCTCTGGGTGGAATTCCCGCAAGCGCGCGCTCTCTGTAACTCATCGCAGTATTATGCCATGTATGTCATTGTGCTTGATCTGCTCATGTATAGCGAGCCCCttgagaagacgaggaatGAGCGCTTGGAGAAGATTATTCTCGCGTCTGATTTTAGCGACCTTAGCGGCATACCGGAGATGGTGATGAAATTGCAGGATCGGATCAGACAAATGGAGGAAATCAAGTCGCATTTCCAGATCTACTCTCCATATTTGGACAAGAGAGGATGGGAAGACCGCTTGGCTTTGGAACGTGATTTAGCTGCTTCTGAGGACGAGCTCTTTTTTATGATGAAAGCCATCATGACTTCACAAAGGaggctggagaagaacaCACACGCTAGCGCGCTGCTGAAATGGAGCATTTCTGCTCGAGATATCGTATGGCATCTTATGCAAGATTCGAATGAGCCGCTGGTTGAACTTCAACTTAAGGATTTAGAGTACGACCGCACTGATCATTCGGATGGCTCACACATGAACCTGGTTCGTGCTGGCAAGTTGCTTGGTCTAAACCTTTTGCCTGACGCGACGTATCCGGAGATAATAGCTCCATATCATGAAGGCGAGAGGCCGGGCACCCGGAACGGGGAAGACACTGACATGATTCGGGTATACTGGTACATGTTGGAAGCTATCGCGGGCATTCCAGTCATGGAACGATTCGAGATAGAACTGTATCCGATGAAAATTCAGCTGGAGCGTGAAGTGGGCAAGCGGCTGTTTGAATACATCTTCCCCGGTATGGACGCGGAGCAGGCGGAAGAGGCTGCAGGAAAGACCAGCACGCCCAACCCTTCAATTGTAATTCGACGCGATTCAAACAGTTTGGACGAGGAAGGTAATGAGTCGCCCAAAAGCACTGGCAGTAGACACAGTGCACGGGGGGGGCTGGATCCCTCGTTTTCGACACGTCCAGGCTCACTTGAGCTGCGTCTTAAGCCAACCCTATCTTCGGGTGTTGCAGATGAACGAGGTTCGAAGAAGCACCTTGGACCAAATGGTGCCGAAGGTGGTCATTCATTCCGACTTTTCCGTTCTGGAACCTCACGAACGCTGGGAAAGAAGTCTTCAGTTGAGTCTATGCGGCCAATGACGGCCACTCCACGACCTGGCGCTATTGGTCGATCTTCCACTGGGTTTTCCTCCAAAGACAGCAGGGACTCGGATACGAAGAAGTCGTCACGTTTCGGTATACGAAGCAGACATAATACCGACGATAAGCAAATGTCTGATGATCTTACCAAGATGATTAGCCGTGCCAACAACTACATTACGTTTGCGCATATCAAGATACCTTCGGTTGTCTTGTGTCTTAGCTACAAGGGCAAGGATCAACGGAACTTTGAGGACGTCCATAACTTTGTGTTCCGACTTCCGGTAATTGAGTGGCAGAACAAGACTTGGTCAAACTTGGATCTTGCTTTGGCCTTGAAAAAGGCGGTTGTGAGGGCTCTCATTTCGCACACAGGTGCCATTATTGGAAACAAGTTCTCGAAGCATAAGCCCAACGCGGAACAGCGAAATAGACTGCGAGAGCTTGCAAATAGCTCCGTTCTTATTTCGCCATCGCCTTCCAGCTTGTCTCAGAATTATACACCGAGTATACATGACAGTGATGATTCTGCGAGCTTATATGGGACATCCCCGGTTGACTTCTCGCGGTCGCCGCCAAGGTCtactcgcagcagcatccgCAGTGGGATTCCAGCCCCTCGATCTGCTAGTCGCAGCAGTAGCattgccagcagcaggtcTCACCTAACGACTGGTTCTGCACAAAACATCCAACCAGTCCCGGCATACCTCACCATGACGCCGCCAACGCCAGTGGACCATCCCGGCCGAGGCGAGGGCCACCACAGCAGTTTGGCTATGGAGCTTCTTCGGCCGTCTTCTAGTCACGGCGGATCACACCATCACCGCGGTCCCTTGAGAAGTTTTACTAGTGCTGAATCGAGGCCGTCCACTAGTGCTGGACATGCCGACGCAACTGATGAGCACAAGCCAACTGGTAGAGGCTTTGGACTGAGAGACAAGCTCACTGCTCTTACGCAAAGGATGAGCCACCGCGACAATAATGTCGTACAGACCGAAGAGCCCGAGGAAATgaatgaggaggaggctgccgCTTCTCCCACCGTTGCTGGTGGTATTGGCGGTTTCGACGAAGATAGGCCGGAGAAAAGTCATAGACTTAGCTGGTCTCATGCACGATCCAAGACGACTAGTTGA